In Bacteroidota bacterium, one genomic interval encodes:
- the dacB gene encoding D-alanyl-D-alanine carboxypeptidase/D-alanyl-D-alanine-endopeptidase yields MKRFLNKTLTVKQVAALFIIPLGIIGAMLSFSTNGTPPVKQKENKIIQKKDSTGKIVLVDTSSLGRLKSFLDTMNNDPHMRGGGWSFYLADVDSEKPICAIDIDRGLLPASVMKIVTTGTALSILGPGFRFSTTLQYDGTIDAGTKTLNGNIYIHGGGDPTLGSPTFGGSVEKVVNGWALAIKRLGIDSIAGCVIGDAESYDRDPVPGGWTWNDMQSDYGTGPCGLNINENIFTMQISPSGGGTSIRMSPFIPGLKLYNNVIVNSSIGKSYAYVIGAPFQFDRTAVGEISAYHEERAAIPDPALFCAQTLRSSLKEYGIGIRDSATTLRLMRLNHLKSDATEGRKVITSCSSASLADLVFHTNQVSQNFYAESILRAIAWKVNGYGSTTSAVNIVYNFWRQRNVDLRGICMIDGCGLSRMDAITTHQLVQMLRTYAKDTAMFPSFYKSLPVAGESGTIRKLADGTEADGNLHAKSGTMSRVKSYAGYVKTRSGKMLCFAMIGNNTLWSEDELRDKFERLFILMAQLE; encoded by the coding sequence ATGAAACGCTTCCTCAATAAAACGCTCACGGTAAAACAAGTCGCTGCACTTTTTATTATTCCGCTCGGAATTATTGGCGCCATGCTTTCTTTTTCAACCAATGGAACGCCACCCGTCAAACAAAAAGAAAATAAGATCATCCAGAAGAAAGACAGCACAGGAAAAATTGTTCTTGTCGATACTTCTTCACTCGGCCGTTTAAAATCTTTTCTCGATACAATGAACAATGATCCGCACATGCGCGGCGGCGGATGGAGTTTTTATCTCGCTGATGTGGATAGTGAAAAACCAATTTGCGCAATAGATATCGACCGCGGATTGCTTCCTGCTTCAGTGATGAAAATTGTAACAACAGGAACTGCGCTTTCTATTCTCGGGCCGGGATTCCGTTTTTCCACTACGCTGCAATACGATGGAACTATTGATGCCGGAACAAAAACACTCAACGGAAATATTTACATACACGGTGGCGGCGATCCCACACTCGGCAGTCCTACATTCGGCGGCAGTGTGGAAAAAGTAGTGAACGGTTGGGCGCTCGCTATAAAAAGATTGGGCATCGACAGCATTGCAGGTTGCGTGATAGGCGATGCAGAATCTTATGATCGTGATCCTGTTCCCGGCGGATGGACATGGAATGATATGCAAAGTGATTATGGTACGGGCCCGTGCGGACTGAACATCAACGAAAATATTTTCACAATGCAGATTTCTCCTTCGGGCGGAGGAACCAGCATCCGCATGTCGCCGTTCATTCCCGGATTGAAATTGTACAATAATGTGATCGTGAATTCCTCAATAGGAAAATCGTATGCGTATGTAATTGGCGCGCCGTTTCAGTTTGACAGAACAGCTGTCGGAGAAATTTCTGCTTATCATGAAGAGCGCGCTGCTATTCCCGATCCGGCTTTGTTCTGTGCGCAGACTTTGAGATCGTCATTGAAAGAATATGGAATTGGCATTCGCGATTCGGCAACCACTTTGCGTTTGATGCGATTGAATCATCTGAAGTCGGATGCAACCGAAGGAAGAAAAGTGATCACGTCGTGTTCATCCGCGAGTCTTGCTGATCTTGTTTTTCACACCAATCAGGTGAGCCAGAATTTTTATGCCGAAAGTATTCTGCGTGCGATCGCGTGGAAAGTGAACGGCTACGGAAGTACAACGAGCGCGGTGAATATCGTTTACAATTTCTGGCGCCAGAGAAATGTGGATCTGCGCGGAATATGCATGATAGACGGATGCGGGCTTTCGCGCATGGATGCGATCACCACGCACCAACTCGTGCAAATGCTGCGCACGTATGCGAAAGACACAGCAATGTTCCCTTCATTTTACAAATCACTTCCCGTCGCAGGTGAATCAGGAACAATACGCAAACTTGCCGACGGAACGGAAGCCGACGGAAATCTCCATGCAAAAAGCGGAACCATGTCGCGGGTAAAATCATACGCCGGTTATGTGAAAACACGCAGTGGAAAAATGCTTTGTTTTGCAATGATCGGCAACAATACCTTGTGGAGCGAAGATGAACTGCGCGATAAATTTGAAAGATTATTTATTTTAATGGCACAACTGGAATGA